The Diabrotica virgifera virgifera chromosome 4, PGI_DIABVI_V3a genome segment atataaaacacaccgtattttcctgtcaccgtgtcagacaaaaaattggccagcgcaagtatatgtaataattattgttacatgcacttgcactggacaattttctttgtggcacggtgacaggaaaatacagcgtgttttatatgttcgttcatgggtattctttcatttttccgactgtacgtaaatatcatttgttttttttttgagaaaatttgtttaataatttctaattatttttttctttattccAGCAAACATAGCAGTATCAACTTCCAACAGCACAAATCCCCCAAAAAATGATCAAGATATAACAAACAGCACAGCTTCAGTAAATACATCTACCACAACCAAAGAGAATACAACACAAAAATCAACGTTGAATACGACAATATACGAAACGACTTCAAATGTAAATAACACAATAAACATAAATTCAACAACCCTAAATGGCACTAATTTAGAAACAACAACAAGCCATTTCGATATGGAAGACATAAAAGCCACAAATTCCTCTAACTTTTATTATTCTATGGTTCCTCCTGAGAAAAAATCTAATAATTCTCAAATAGATACTGAAGTTGAGGATCTACTAAACGTACCAGATTATGATTTAGTACAAACAGCCAACGATCCAGACAACAGGCCGgctatatttttaaatgatgatTCAATTAATGTTGAGAGTATACATACAGGTAAGAATTTATAATCTCTCTATAGCTTTTTTCACAATACTTTAATAGTGAGTAAGCGTCCATAGGGCCacatcgtacgcatcgtacgtAACGGATTTTAGTTTGTCTTCTATGAAAACTTATATAACTGCGTCCGCTTATCCGCATCGTACGGACCGCATAATCGGCAATGTCTAAGCGCTGCTTCCAGAGGCAAGTTTGGCGATGCGTGCCGATGACGTCATACAGAATGCCGATCAGTGGACGCACCCCGcgcgcatctaaacattccgtatatgtatttggcacctaggagttttctattggttctttgcagcacgcggtcatatttcagCCAATACGCGGCGAGgtgccaaacgcatatacggaatgttattcggtgccaaattcatatgcggaatgttaaatattagtAGACTAAAAAGGATGACTCTTTATTAAGTCAGTTAAAGAAGaccgattttaaaatattttgttaatgtatattaaagaaaataaaataagtattaCCTATATTGAATGTTATTTGATGCGAAATTTATAAATGGAATGGTatggtatagatttgagagacTTTATTGtttctttatttgactatttcgctttcgcagaatttttaatgacttgtaGTGTTGTATAGTATGTTTAGATTTATGTTTCAGCTATTCATTTCTGTTATTTCTGTTGAAGTTTGGGGCTGTGTGCTACCAGACGAAAATAgtcatctttttttatttacgaacatttaacattccgtatatcaATTTctcaccaaataacattccatatgctatacttgttttatttttatttaataatacattaacaaaatattttaaaatcagtccTCTTTAACTGACTTGAAAAAAAGTCGTCTTTTttagtctacgaatatttaacattccgcatataaatttcgcaccaaataacattccaaatactatatttgttttatttttatttaagaatacattaacaagtattttaaaatcaatatcCTTTTAACTGACCAATAAAAAGGTATCTTTTtccgtctacgaatatttaacattccgtatatgaatttcgcaccgaataacattccgtatatgcgtttggcacCTCGCCGCGTATTGGTTGAAATATGGCCGCGTGCTGCcaggaaccaatagaaaactcctaggtgccaaatacatatacggaatgtttagatgcatcCCGCGCGCTCTGTTCGCAATTTCTCTGGTCCAGTGGGAGCTAATCTACGGCTATTTGCATTTGACGATAGTCC includes the following:
- the LOC126883303 gene encoding uncharacterized protein LOC126883303 isoform X1, with product MKFCDFFKVTKMQFWSNLVIVFVLVLAFTANIAVSTSNSTNPPKNDQDITNSTASVNTSTTTKENTTQKSTLNTTIYETTSNVNNTININSTTLNGTNLETTTSHFDMEDIKATNSSNFYYSMVPPEKKSNNSQIDTEVEDLLNVPDYDLVQTANDPDNRPAIFLNDDSINVESIHTDGQDDEPVPEHKGLVPGKVAAILAGVFVAFAIVGYIALMSWRRYLENRYGNREMLVEDDYCEKQMNDLEHFSI
- the LOC126883303 gene encoding uncharacterized protein LOC126883303 isoform X2; its protein translation is MQLWSNLVIVCMLVLAFTANIAVSTSNSTNPPKNDQDITNSTASVNTSTTTKENTTQKSTLNTTIYETTSNVNNTININSTTLNGTNLETTTSHFDMEDIKATNSSNFYYSMVPPEKKSNNSQIDTEVEDLLNVPDYDLVQTANDPDNRPAIFLNDDSINVESIHTDGQDDEPVPEHKGLVPGKVAAILAGVFVAFAIVGYIALMSWRRYLENRYGNREMLVEDDYCEKQMNDLEHFSI
- the LOC126883303 gene encoding uncharacterized protein LOC126883303 isoform X3 codes for the protein MKFCDFFKVTKMQFWSNLVIVFVLVLAFTANIAVSTSNSTNPPKNDQDITNSTASVNTSTTTKENTTQKSTLNTTIYETTSNVNNTININSTTLNGTNLETTTSHFDMEDIKATNSSNFYYSMVPPEKKSNNSQIDTEVEDLLNVPDYDLVQTANDPDNRPAIFLNDDSINVESIHTDGQDDEPVPEHKGLVPGKVAAILAGVFVAFAIVGYIALMSWRRYLEYNHGYSIYE